In the Sarcophilus harrisii chromosome 3, mSarHar1.11, whole genome shotgun sequence genome, one interval contains:
- the LOC100916550 gene encoding olfactory receptor 56A1-like, with translation MAPVNNSLPAALSEFLLICFPGYQSWQHWLSLPLSLLFLLAMAANATLLLTIRLEMVRSLHEPMYYLLSLLSLLDIVLCLTVIPKVLAIFWFDLKAISFSACFLQMFIMNSFLPMESCTCMIMAYNRYVAICHPLCYPSIITDQFVVKASVFIIARNALISAPIPIFSSRLHYCGKKVIEHCLCANLCVPRLSCDNITLNRLYQLVASWIVVSSDLILIFISYTFILWAFWDQGWELQKGSAWPFSLLFFQSYFFDQLEGKGPMAHPVFSMFGPSPSPAISGLDKDQTGPKLLKKVFMVLQPACKVGKG, from the coding sequence ATGGCTCCTGTCAACAACAGCTTGCCTGCTGCACTTTCTGAGTTCCTCCTCATCTGCTTTCCTGGCTACCAGAGCTGGCAGCATTGGCTCTCCCTGCCCCTGAGCCTGCTCTTCCTCCTGGCTATGGCTGCCAATGCTACTCTTCTGCTCACCATCCGATTAGAGATGGTGAGGTCTCTACATGAGCCCATGTACTATCTGCTCAGCCTTCTCTCTTTGCTGGATATTGTGCTCTGTCTCACTGTTATCCCCAAGGTCCTGGCTATCTTCTGGTTTGATCTCAAGGCTATCAGTTTCTCTGCCTGTTTCCTCCAGATGTTTATCATGAACAGTTTCCTTCCCATGGAGTCCTGCACCTGCATGATCATGGCATATAATCGCTATGTGGCCATTTGTCACCCCTTGTGCTACCCTTCCATCATCACTGATCAATTTGTGGTCAAGGCTAGTGTATTCATTATTGCTAGAAATGCTCTCATTTCTGCACCCATTCCCATCTTTTCCTCTAGACTTCATTACTGTGGGAAAAAAGTAATCGAGCACTGTCTTTGTGCTAACTTATGTGTGCCCAGACTTTCCTGTGACAACATTACCCTAAATAGACTTTACCAGTTAGTGGCTAGCTGGATCGTAGTCAGTTCTGACCTCATCctcatcttcatttcttatacCTTTATTCTTTGGGCTTTTTGGGATCAAGGCTGGGAGCTGCAAAAAGGCTCCGCCTggcccttttctctcctcttcttccaatcTTATTTTTTTGACCAATTGGAAGGGAAGGGGCCCATGGCCCATCCTGTCTTCTCAATGTTTGGCCCATCCCCCAGCCCTGCTATTTCTGGTTTGGACAAGGATCAAACGGGTCCCAAGTTACTGAAAAAGGTTTTCATGGTCCTTCAACCTGCATGTAAAGTTGGCAAAGGGTAA